In a single window of the Zea mays cultivar B73 chromosome 5, Zm-B73-REFERENCE-NAM-5.0, whole genome shotgun sequence genome:
- the LOC103627788 gene encoding mitochondrial phosphate carrier protein 3, mitochondrial-like: MALSDRSRESLLPSFLYGSSARSFAATGAAARLPVSSPAPAAAGAGGGVPFSIQAPKEKIEMYSPAFYAACTAGGIASCGLTHMAVTPLDLVKCNMQIDPAKYKSISSGFGILLKEQGARGFFRGWVPTLLGYSAQGACKFGFYEFFKKYYSDIAGPEYAQKYKTLIYLAGSASAEVIADVALCPFEAVKVRVQTQPGFARGLSDGLPKFVRSEGVLGLYKGIVPLWGRQIPYTMMKFASFETIVELIYKHAVPVPKSECSKTTQLGISFAGGYVAGVFCAIVSHPADNLVSFLNNAKGATVGDAVKKLGLWGLFTRGLPLRIVMIGTLTGAQWGIYDAFKVMVGLPTTGGVTPAPAAEAELKASA, encoded by the exons ATGGCGCTCTCCGACCGCTCCCGCGAGTCGCTCCTCCCGAGCTTCCTCTACGGCTCCTCGGCGCGCTCTTTCGCTGCCACAGGagccgccgcgcgcctccctgtCTCCTCCCCGGCGCCTGCCGCGGCTGGAGCAGGAGGCGGCGTGCCGTTCTCGATCCAGGCGCCCAAGGAGAAGATCGAGATGTACTCGCCGGCCTTCTATGCCGCCTGCACTGCCGGAGGAATCGCCAGCTGCGGGCTCACCCACATGGCCGTCACGCCTCTCGACCTCGTCAAGTGCAATATGCAG ATTGACCCAGCGAAATACAAGAGTATCTCATCTGGATTTGGTATCCTGTTAAAGGAGCAAGGGGCCAGGGGTTTCTTCAGGGGATGGGTGCCTACTTTGCTTGGTTACAGTGCTCAGGGGGCTTGCAAGTTTGGCTTCTATGAGTTCTTTAAGAAGTATTACTCGGACATCGCAGGGCCTGAGTATGCCCAAAAGTACAAGACTCTAATCTACCTCGCAGGATCTGCATCTGCTGAGGTAATTGCTGATGTGGCTCTCTGCCCTTTTGAAGCTGTGAAGGTACGTGTGCAGACACAACCTGGATTTGCTCGTGGATTGAGTGATGGGCTCCCCAAATTTGTCCGATCTGAGGGTGTTCTTGG GCTCTACAAGGGAATTGTTCCTCTCTGGGGTCGTCAGATTCCTT ATACCATGATGAAGTTTGCTTCCTTTGAGACCATCGTTGAGCTTATCTACAAGCATGCTGTGCCTGTTCCGAAGTCTGAGTGCAGCAAGACTACCCAGTTGGGTATTAGCTTTGCTGGTGGTTACGTTGCCGGTGTCTTCTGTGCTATTGTTTCTCACCCGGCTGACAACCTTGTGTCTTTCCTGAACAATGCCAAGGGAGCTACAGTGGGAGAT GCTGTTAAGAAGCTTGGTCTCTGGGGTCTCTTCACTAGAGGACTTCCTCTTCGTATCGTCATGATTGGTACCCTTACTGGTGCTCAGTGGGGAATTTACGATGCATTCAAAGTGATGGTTGGACT CCCAACAACGGGAGGTGTTACACCTGCCCCAGCAGCAGAGGCTGAATTGAAAGCCAGTGCTTGA